The following proteins are encoded in a genomic region of Cryptomeria japonica chromosome 11, Sugi_1.0, whole genome shotgun sequence:
- the LOC131860128 gene encoding uncharacterized protein LOC131860128, with protein sequence MENIITRFSVPARIISDNDMAFRSKEFKTFCEEYGITISHSSPYHPQDRITIKKSTRKSPFELVYGKKARLPLDNLLLVHRFMTQEEIDVDDPLQERLMQLVELDEVRVEAQEQNIKTQNQLKRLYDKRTTDRKFKVGDWFLMGNARIQDKGKHDKFEALWLGPYVIMDKAGEDSYFLQGAIGEVQELLVHGKFLKNFFS encoded by the exons atggagaatATCATCACTAGATTCAGTGTCCCTGCAAGGATCATCTCTGATAATGACATGGCCTTTAGGTCTAAAGAATTCAAGACCTTTTGTGAAGAGTATGGCATCACAATATCTCATTcatctccttaccaccctcaag atagaataacaataAAAAAATCTACAAGGAAGTCCCCATTTGAGTTGGTCTATGGTAAAAAGGCTAGACTTCCTTTGGATAATCTCCTACTTGTGCATAGATTCATGACACAAGAAGAGATAGATGTTGATGATCCTTTGCAAGAAAGGCTGATGCAGttggtagagcttgatgaagtcagggtAGAAGCTCAGGAGCAGAACATCAAAACTCAAAATCAGCTGAAAAGACTATATGACAAAAGAACAACAGATAGAAAATTTAAGGTTGGTGATTGGTTTTTAATGGGGAATGCCAGGattcaagacaaaggcaagcatgacAAGTTTGAGGCTttatggcttggaccatatgtgattatggataaagcAGGGGAAGATTCCTATTTTCTCCAAGGTGCCATAGGAGAAGTTCAAGAATTGCTAGTACATGGAaaattcttgaaaaacttcttttcttaa